One genomic region from Croceicoccus sp. YJ47 encodes:
- a CDS encoding DUF1013 domain-containing protein, which translates to MPHATASWLVDNTALTFDQIADFCGLHILEVQAMADDMAGQKYTGRDPVRAGELTHAEIEKAQDDLSYRMKMHKAPVQMQRTKGPRYTPVSKRQDKPDGIAWILRNHPEISDAQISKMIGTTRNTIAAIRDRSHWNIQNINPKDPVTLGLCSQRELDAAVTKAAKKAGTDEAEPKTDTRLTDDRQALIDELKAERVQAAQDAVEAAQEAEAQAWLDARKAEGNAQD; encoded by the coding sequence ATGCCGCATGCAACCGCGAGCTGGCTGGTGGACAACACCGCCCTGACCTTCGACCAGATCGCCGACTTCTGCGGCCTCCACATCCTCGAGGTGCAGGCGATGGCCGACGACATGGCAGGACAGAAATACACCGGGCGCGATCCCGTCCGCGCCGGCGAACTCACCCATGCCGAGATCGAGAAGGCGCAGGACGATTTGTCCTACCGCATGAAGATGCACAAGGCGCCGGTGCAGATGCAGCGCACCAAGGGCCCGCGTTATACCCCGGTGTCGAAGCGCCAGGACAAGCCCGATGGCATCGCGTGGATCCTGCGCAACCATCCGGAAATTTCCGACGCGCAGATTTCGAAGATGATCGGCACCACGCGCAATACGATCGCCGCGATTCGCGACCGTTCGCACTGGAACATTCAGAACATTAATCCCAAGGATCCGGTCACGCTCGGCCTGTGTTCGCAGCGCGAGCTCGACGCCGCCGTCACCAAGGCGGCGAAGAAGGCCGGCACCGACGAGGCGGAGCCCAAGACCGACACCCGCCTCACCGACGATCGCCAGGCGCTCATCGACGAGCTCAAGGCCGAGCGCGTACAGGCGGCACAGGACGCGGTCGAAGCCGCGCAGGAAGCCGAGGCGCAGGCCTGGCTCGACGCCCGCAAGGCCGAGGGCAACGCGCAGGATTGA
- a CDS encoding FMN-binding glutamate synthase family protein, translating to MDNKSNARSSANLVRRFLAPAVLLVLSGLALIWEPTRWALLLLLPLLAIAVFDFFQKRHTLRRNYPLIARFRWLMEDLRPYLRSYIVESDLEGRPFNHDERALVYARSKGQLDAHPFGTELDVYSDEYEWLSHSIVPNADAPSEWRVPVGNAQCSRPYHASLLNISAMSFGSLSANAIMALNKGAAMGNFYHDTGEGGLSRYHRSHNGDLVWEIGSGYFGCRTDDGGFDPARFADVAQDPQVKMIEIKLSQGAKPGHGGMLPGSKVTQEIAEARNVKIGEDCLSPPGHSTFSTPIEMLEWAASLREKSGGKPVGIKLCVGQPHEVFAIAKAMLDTGIYLDFITVDGAEGGTGAAPIELSNRVGMPLREGLIMVRNALVGTDLKRHVKIAAAGKVHSGAQMAMNFGLGADWCNAGRAFMFALGCVQSMRCHDDTCPTGVATQDATRQRGLVVMDKGERVARFQSHTLHGLREIVVAMGLENPWQIAPHHIGERFNTVRSDSMDRFYNFLKPGELLNDPGDTQYLRHWKAAQADSFRVRTA from the coding sequence ATGGACAACAAATCGAACGCCCGCAGTTCGGCAAACCTGGTCCGCCGCTTCCTCGCTCCTGCGGTCCTGCTGGTGCTGTCCGGCCTCGCGTTGATATGGGAGCCGACGCGCTGGGCGTTGCTCCTTCTGCTGCCGCTGCTGGCCATTGCGGTGTTCGATTTTTTTCAGAAGCGCCATACGCTGCGCCGCAATTACCCGCTCATCGCGCGGTTTCGCTGGCTCATGGAGGATTTGCGACCCTATCTGCGCAGCTATATCGTCGAAAGCGATCTGGAGGGACGGCCGTTCAACCATGACGAGCGCGCGCTCGTCTATGCCCGGTCAAAGGGGCAGCTCGACGCGCATCCCTTCGGCACCGAGCTCGACGTCTATTCCGATGAATATGAGTGGCTCAGCCATTCGATCGTCCCCAATGCCGACGCGCCTTCGGAATGGCGCGTTCCGGTCGGCAATGCGCAATGTTCGCGACCGTATCACGCCTCGCTGCTCAATATTTCGGCGATGAGCTTCGGCTCGCTGTCCGCCAATGCGATCATGGCGCTGAACAAGGGTGCGGCCATGGGCAATTTCTACCACGATACGGGCGAAGGCGGGCTTTCGCGCTATCACCGGTCGCACAATGGGGATCTGGTCTGGGAAATCGGGAGCGGCTATTTCGGATGCCGCACCGATGACGGCGGCTTTGACCCCGCGCGTTTCGCCGATGTCGCGCAGGATCCGCAGGTCAAGATGATCGAGATCAAGCTGAGCCAGGGCGCGAAGCCGGGTCACGGCGGCATGCTGCCCGGCAGCAAGGTAACCCAGGAAATTGCCGAGGCACGCAATGTGAAAATCGGCGAGGATTGCCTGTCGCCGCCCGGTCATTCGACCTTTTCGACGCCGATCGAAATGCTCGAATGGGCGGCAAGCCTGAGGGAGAAATCAGGGGGCAAGCCCGTCGGCATCAAGCTCTGCGTCGGACAGCCGCACGAGGTTTTCGCCATTGCGAAGGCCATGCTCGACACCGGGATCTATCTCGATTTCATCACCGTTGACGGTGCCGAGGGCGGCACCGGCGCCGCGCCGATCGAATTGTCGAACCGCGTCGGCATGCCGCTGCGCGAAGGGCTGATCATGGTGCGCAATGCGCTGGTCGGGACCGACCTCAAACGGCATGTAAAGATCGCCGCGGCGGGCAAGGTGCATTCCGGCGCGCAGATGGCGATGAATTTCGGACTGGGCGCCGATTGGTGCAATGCCGGGCGCGCCTTCATGTTCGCGCTGGGCTGTGTGCAATCGATGCGGTGCCACGACGACACCTGCCCCACCGGTGTCGCGACGCAGGATGCCACGCGCCAACGCGGCCTCGTCGTGATGGACAAGGGAGAGCGCGTCGCCCGCTTTCAAAGCCACACGCTCCACGGCCTGCGCGAGATCGTCGTGGCGATGGGACTGGAAAACCCGTGGCAGATCGCGCCGCATCATATCGGCGAGCGGTTCAACACGGTGCGGTCGGATTCGATGGACCGGTTCTACAATTTCCTCAAACCGGGCGAGTTGCTGAACGATCCGGGCGATACGCAATATCTGCGCCACTGGAAAGCGGCGCAGGCGGACAGTTTCCGGGTCCGTACGGCGTAA
- a CDS encoding CopD family protein — MEGIAVLYPWLKVGHLVFVIFWMAGLFMLPRFYVYHQEAVEGSDEAARWVEREAKLRTIILNPAIVAVWGFGLALAFVTDAWSAPWFHVKLLLVLLLSGYHGWMIGYGKKLARGEKRLSGKALRLVNEVPGIAVILIVTTVIVVRLYLPG; from the coding sequence ATGGAAGGTATCGCCGTGCTCTATCCCTGGCTCAAGGTTGGCCATCTGGTCTTCGTCATCTTCTGGATGGCGGGCCTGTTCATGCTGCCCCGATTCTACGTCTATCATCAGGAAGCGGTCGAGGGATCGGACGAGGCGGCCCGCTGGGTCGAGCGCGAGGCGAAGCTGCGCACGATCATCCTCAACCCCGCGATCGTGGCGGTCTGGGGCTTCGGGCTGGCGCTGGCCTTCGTGACCGACGCGTGGAGCGCGCCGTGGTTCCACGTGAAGCTGCTGCTGGTGCTGCTGCTCTCGGGCTATCACGGCTGGATGATCGGCTATGGCAAGAAACTGGCGCGCGGCGAAAAACGCCTTTCGGGCAAGGCGCTGCGCCTCGTCAACGAGGTGCCGGGCATTGCCGTCATTCTCATCGTGACGACGGTGATCGTGGTCCGCCTGTACCTGCCGGGCTGA
- a CDS encoding dienelactone hydrolase family protein has product MTLDTRIKTLDGDQEFAAYVAKPAGNPKAAMIVIQEIFGVNDGIRKKCDDWAAKGYLAIAPDLFWRVEPGVETSWDDEDERQKAFDMMGKNNPDRNVEDIEATIRWLRAERNIAKVGAVGFCLGGKIAYMTAARTDVDATVGYYGVAIDEMLDEKEAIAKPLMLHIPTADDFVGPDAQARMHAGLDDHPKVTLHDYEGLGHGFATADGSRRDEDAAMLADRRTDEFFAQHLG; this is encoded by the coding sequence ATGACTCTCGACACCCGGATCAAGACACTCGACGGAGATCAGGAATTTGCCGCCTATGTCGCAAAGCCGGCGGGAAATCCGAAGGCGGCGATGATCGTCATCCAGGAGATCTTCGGCGTCAACGACGGCATTCGCAAGAAATGCGACGATTGGGCCGCAAAAGGCTATCTCGCCATCGCGCCGGACCTGTTCTGGCGCGTGGAACCGGGCGTCGAGACCAGCTGGGACGACGAAGACGAACGGCAGAAAGCGTTCGACATGATGGGCAAGAACAATCCCGACCGCAATGTCGAGGATATCGAAGCCACGATCCGCTGGCTCCGCGCCGAGCGCAATATTGCCAAGGTCGGCGCCGTCGGATTCTGCCTCGGCGGGAAGATCGCCTACATGACCGCGGCGCGCACCGATGTCGATGCGACGGTCGGCTATTACGGGGTCGCCATCGACGAAATGCTGGACGAGAAGGAGGCGATCGCAAAACCGCTCATGCTGCATATCCCGACCGCGGATGATTTCGTCGGTCCCGATGCGCAGGCCCGGATGCATGCCGGACTCGACGATCATCCCAAGGTCACGCTGCACGATTACGAAGGGCTCGGCCATGGATTCGCAACCGCGGACGGATCGCGCCGGGACGAGGATGCAGCCATGCTCGCCGATCGCCGGACCGACGAGTTTTTTGCGCAGCATCTGGGTTGA
- a CDS encoding nucleoside triphosphate pyrophosphatase, which produces MSMADRSRAPSPPDLVLASRSASRRAMLDGAGVAYTARPADVDEAAMKIAMAGEEPETIAQALADAKALAIAGDAGDALVLGSDSLVQCGGRLFDKPESREQAAEHLRWFSGRTMELHSGAALVQHKAVKWRHAALARLHVRELSDDFIAAYLDSEWPDVGACVGVFMIEGPGVQLFESVDGDYFCILGMPLFPVLSALRRFGALRS; this is translated from the coding sequence ATGAGCATGGCCGATAGGAGCAGGGCGCCATCGCCGCCGGACCTCGTACTCGCGTCGCGCTCCGCCTCGCGCCGGGCCATGCTCGACGGGGCGGGCGTGGCCTATACCGCGCGCCCCGCCGATGTGGACGAGGCCGCGATGAAGATCGCGATGGCGGGCGAAGAGCCCGAAACAATCGCGCAGGCGCTTGCCGATGCAAAGGCACTGGCCATTGCCGGAGACGCCGGGGATGCGCTCGTGCTCGGCAGCGATTCGCTGGTCCAGTGCGGCGGACGATTGTTCGACAAGCCGGAGAGCCGCGAACAGGCGGCAGAGCATTTGCGCTGGTTCTCGGGCAGGACGATGGAACTGCATAGCGGTGCAGCATTGGTGCAGCATAAAGCGGTAAAATGGCGCCATGCCGCGCTTGCCCGCCTCCACGTGCGCGAATTGTCCGACGATTTCATCGCCGCCTATCTCGACAGCGAGTGGCCGGACGTCGGCGCCTGCGTCGGCGTTTTCATGATCGAGGGGCCCGGTGTGCAATTGTTCGAATCGGTCGATGGCGATTATTTCTGCATCCTGGGCATGCCTTTGTTCCCGGTGCTTTCGGCGCTGCGCCGGTTCGGAGCGTTGCGGTCATGA
- the coaE gene encoding dephospho-CoA kinase (Dephospho-CoA kinase (CoaE) performs the final step in coenzyme A biosynthesis.): MSKPFILGLTGGIGMGKSTVAGMFRAAGVPVFDADAVVHRLQGPGGRLLPAIEAEFPGSTGPDGVRRAALGDMVFGDAAALSRLEAIIHPAVREERDTFMGDNANATLIVFDIPLLYEKTGTAGLDAVAVVSAPPEVQRARVMARPGMTAEKFDHILGLQVPDAEKRARADYVIDTGTTLEETRGAVAALIAKIRP; encoded by the coding sequence ATGAGCAAGCCTTTCATCCTCGGCCTGACCGGCGGGATCGGCATGGGCAAATCGACGGTCGCGGGCATGTTTCGCGCGGCCGGCGTGCCGGTCTTCGATGCCGACGCGGTGGTGCACAGGTTACAGGGGCCGGGCGGACGCCTGCTCCCCGCGATCGAAGCGGAATTTCCGGGCAGCACCGGGCCGGATGGGGTGCGGCGCGCCGCGCTGGGCGACATGGTGTTCGGCGATGCGGCCGCGCTGTCCCGGCTGGAAGCGATCATCCACCCCGCCGTGCGCGAGGAGCGCGACACGTTCATGGGCGATAATGCGAATGCGACGCTGATCGTGTTCGACATCCCCTTGCTCTATGAAAAGACGGGCACTGCCGGGCTCGACGCGGTGGCGGTGGTGTCCGCTCCGCCCGAGGTGCAACGTGCCCGCGTCATGGCGCGCCCCGGCATGACGGCGGAAAAATTCGATCATATTCTCGGATTGCAGGTGCCGGACGCCGAGAAACGCGCGCGCGCCGATTACGTTATCGACACCGGCACGACGCTGGAGGAAACGCGCGGTGCGGTCGCCGCGCTGATCGCGAAAATCCGGCCATAA
- a CDS encoding DUF1192 domain-containing protein translates to MDGDDLPRTKGDLASMLAAESLDSLSQDELRDRIGRLELEIARTRSHMDKADRHRRAAELLFRPPA, encoded by the coding sequence ATGGACGGCGACGATCTTCCACGCACAAAGGGCGACCTGGCGAGCATGCTCGCAGCCGAATCGCTCGATTCCCTGTCACAGGATGAATTGCGCGATCGTATCGGGCGCCTCGAACTGGAAATCGCGCGCACCCGTTCCCACATGGATAAAGCGGACCGGCACCGTCGGGCGGCAGAGCTCTTGTTCAGGCCGCCTGCGTGA
- a CDS encoding AMP-binding protein, translating to MSEWPPQDAGETALVENYRHPGSWDQQFEPLTVPAMFAASRDRAGGDALVDFYGRRFTYREMHREASRIAAALQARGIGKGDRVGLFLPNVPMYVSAYYGIMIAGASAVNFSPLYTVEELAAQVADSGIDTLFTLDSSALFPTACKVLDQSRLERLIVGRLKHMLPIGKSALLRAFGRKQVSDLPDDDRIVDLWAFMAGHTDPEPVELDPMDDVALIQYTGGTTGVPKGAMLTHQNLTANARQVARIDAHRGERDVIVGVLPLFHVFANTCVLNRTVLSGGMIAMLPRFDARDTLKTIERVEATSLPGVPTMYQALIDRPEAAHTDFSSLRVCIAGGAPLPLPLKEKFQHTTGAKLIEGYGLTESSGVVSANPYEDGEKVGTIGQLLPGTRIRLLNKEDPSQMAAAGEPGELAIKGPQIMKGYWGRESGDDFADGYFRTGDVATVDAEGFLNIVDRIKDMISVGGFKVFPSQIEDILLEFDAVKEALVIGVPDAYRGESPKAFVTLNDGFAEDGDVLKDRLNARLGKHERVVGVVVREELPKTMIGKLDRKALRALEAVPA from the coding sequence GTGTCCGAATGGCCCCCGCAGGATGCGGGCGAAACCGCACTGGTTGAAAACTACCGCCACCCGGGAAGCTGGGATCAGCAGTTCGAGCCGTTGACGGTGCCGGCCATGTTCGCGGCATCGCGGGACCGTGCGGGCGGGGATGCGCTGGTCGATTTTTACGGACGCCGTTTCACCTATCGCGAGATGCACCGGGAGGCATCGCGCATCGCCGCCGCGCTGCAGGCGCGGGGCATCGGCAAGGGCGACCGCGTCGGCCTGTTCCTGCCGAACGTGCCGATGTACGTCAGCGCCTATTACGGCATCATGATCGCAGGCGCGTCGGCGGTGAATTTCTCACCCCTCTACACCGTCGAAGAACTCGCCGCGCAGGTCGCGGATTCCGGGATCGACACGCTCTTCACGCTCGACAGCAGCGCGCTTTTCCCCACCGCGTGCAAGGTGCTGGACCAGTCGCGGCTCGAACGGCTCATCGTCGGGCGGCTGAAGCACATGTTGCCCATCGGCAAGAGCGCGCTTTTGCGGGCGTTCGGGCGAAAGCAGGTGTCGGACCTGCCCGATGACGACCGCATCGTCGACCTCTGGGCGTTCATGGCGGGCCATACCGATCCCGAACCAGTCGAACTCGACCCGATGGACGATGTCGCGCTGATCCAATATACCGGCGGCACCACCGGCGTTCCGAAGGGCGCCATGCTCACGCATCAGAACCTTACCGCCAATGCGCGGCAGGTCGCACGGATCGACGCGCATCGCGGCGAACGCGACGTGATCGTCGGCGTGCTCCCGCTGTTCCACGTGTTCGCCAATACCTGCGTGCTCAATCGCACCGTGCTGTCCGGCGGGATGATTGCGATGCTGCCGCGATTCGATGCGCGCGATACGCTCAAAACGATCGAGCGGGTCGAGGCGACCTCTCTGCCCGGCGTTCCGACGATGTATCAGGCGCTGATCGACCGGCCCGAAGCCGCGCACACCGATTTTTCGTCCTTGCGCGTCTGTATAGCCGGCGGGGCGCCCCTGCCCCTCCCGCTCAAGGAGAAGTTTCAGCACACGACCGGCGCGAAACTGATCGAGGGTTACGGGCTCACCGAAAGTTCGGGCGTGGTGTCGGCCAATCCTTATGAAGACGGCGAAAAGGTCGGGACGATCGGGCAATTGCTGCCCGGCACGCGCATTCGCCTGCTGAACAAAGAAGACCCGTCGCAGATGGCCGCGGCCGGTGAGCCGGGCGAGCTCGCGATCAAGGGGCCGCAGATCATGAAGGGTTACTGGGGCAGGGAATCCGGCGATGATTTCGCCGATGGCTATTTCCGCACCGGCGACGTGGCGACCGTCGACGCGGAGGGGTTCCTGAACATCGTCGACCGGATCAAGGACATGATCAGCGTCGGCGGGTTCAAGGTGTTCCCCAGCCAGATCGAGGACATCTTGCTCGAATTCGACGCGGTGAAGGAAGCTTTGGTGATCGGCGTGCCCGATGCCTATCGCGGCGAGAGCCCCAAGGCGTTCGTCACGCTGAACGACGGGTTTGCCGAGGATGGCGATGTGCTCAAGGACCGGCTGAACGCGCGTCTGGGCAAGCATGAGCGTGTCGTCGGGGTCGTCGTTCGCGAGGAACTGCCGAAAACCATGATCGGAAAGCTCGACCGCAAGGCTTTGCGGGCGCTGGAGGCGGTTCCGGCATGA
- the rho gene encoding transcription termination factor Rho, giving the protein MHLKELKQKKPAELVEMAEEMGVEGASTLRRQDLMFAILKEVADDGEEILGIGTIEVLSDGFGFLRSPEANYLAGPDDIYVSPNQVRKFGLRTGDTVEGEIRAPKDGERYFALTKLLKINFDDPDVVRHRVNFDNLTPLYPEEKLTLDIADPTVKDKSSRVIDIISPQGKGQRALIVAPPRTGKTVLLQNIAKAITDNHPEVFLLVLLVDERPEEVTDMQRSVKGEVISSTFDEPATRHVQVAEMVIEKAKRLVEHKKDVVILLDSITRLGRAYNTVVPSSGKVLTGGVDANALQRPKRFFGAARNIEEGGSLSIIATALIDTGSRMDEVIFEEFKGTGNSEIVLDRKVSDKRIFPALDVGKSGTRKEELLVDKDKLSKMWVLRRILMQMGTIDAMEFLLDKMKDSKTNEDFFTTMNQ; this is encoded by the coding sequence ATGCATCTTAAAGAACTCAAACAGAAAAAACCCGCCGAACTGGTCGAAATGGCCGAGGAAATGGGCGTCGAGGGCGCGTCCACGCTCCGCCGTCAGGACCTCATGTTCGCCATCCTGAAAGAGGTTGCGGACGATGGCGAGGAGATCCTCGGCATCGGCACGATCGAGGTCCTGTCCGACGGATTCGGTTTCCTGCGCAGCCCGGAGGCGAACTATCTCGCCGGGCCGGACGACATTTACGTCTCGCCCAACCAGGTCCGCAAGTTCGGCCTGCGCACCGGCGACACGGTCGAGGGCGAGATCCGCGCACCCAAGGACGGCGAACGCTATTTTGCGCTGACCAAGCTGCTGAAGATCAATTTCGACGATCCGGACGTCGTGCGTCACCGCGTCAATTTCGACAATCTGACGCCCCTCTATCCCGAAGAGAAGCTCACGCTCGACATTGCCGACCCCACGGTGAAGGACAAATCCTCCCGCGTGATCGACATCATCTCGCCGCAGGGCAAGGGGCAGCGCGCGTTGATCGTCGCGCCGCCGCGCACCGGGAAGACCGTGTTGCTGCAGAACATCGCCAAGGCGATCACCGACAATCACCCGGAGGTGTTCCTGCTCGTCCTGCTGGTCGACGAACGGCCTGAGGAAGTCACCGACATGCAGCGTAGCGTCAAGGGCGAGGTCATCTCCTCCACCTTCGACGAGCCGGCCACGCGCCACGTGCAGGTCGCCGAAATGGTGATCGAGAAGGCGAAGCGCCTGGTCGAGCACAAGAAGGATGTCGTCATCCTGCTCGATTCCATCACGCGTCTCGGCCGGGCCTACAACACCGTCGTGCCGTCCTCGGGCAAGGTGCTCACCGGCGGTGTCGATGCCAATGCGCTGCAGCGGCCGAAGCGGTTCTTCGGTGCGGCCCGCAATATCGAGGAGGGCGGTTCGCTCTCCATCATCGCGACCGCGCTGATCGACACGGGCAGCCGCATGGACGAGGTGATTTTCGAGGAATTCAAGGGCACCGGCAATTCGGAAATCGTCCTCGATCGCAAGGTGTCGGACAAGCGCATCTTCCCCGCGCTCGACGTCGGCAAGTCCGGCACGCGCAAGGAAGAGCTGCTCGTCGACAAGGACAAGCTGTCGAAGATGTGGGTGCTGCGCCGGATTCTCATGCAGATGGGCACGATCGACGCGATGGAATTCCTGCTCGACAAGATGAAGGATTCCAAGACGAACGAGGATTTCTTCACGACGATGAATCAGTAA
- a CDS encoding pyruvate, water dikinase regulatory protein: MTPLHLHLLSDSTGETLEMIAKAALAQFENAIVDRHFWPMVRSQQHLDRIMNEIVTKPGLVLFTVVNEALRDSLEKRCAEAGLKTVSALDSVTDPLARLLDKEKVHRPGRQHVLDDAYFERVEAIQFTIAHDDGLLWEEWEEADILLAGVSRTSKTPTSIYLANRGFRTANIPIVVESPPPNALFGLRHPMVVGLTTSTDRLVQVRRNRLLSLNQTPETDYVDKDRVEKEVKYARRMFADNGWAVIDVTRRSIEETAAAVIKLYNERKARLAADPDNIGGTKPI, translated from the coding sequence TTGACCCCCCTTCATCTCCATCTGCTGTCGGATTCCACGGGCGAAACGCTGGAGATGATCGCCAAGGCTGCGCTCGCGCAGTTCGAGAATGCGATCGTGGACCGGCATTTCTGGCCGATGGTCCGCTCGCAGCAGCATCTCGACCGGATCATGAACGAGATCGTGACGAAACCGGGGCTGGTCCTGTTCACGGTGGTGAACGAGGCCCTGCGCGACAGTCTTGAGAAACGCTGTGCCGAGGCGGGTCTGAAAACGGTCAGCGCGCTTGATTCCGTGACCGATCCGCTGGCGCGCCTGCTCGACAAGGAAAAGGTGCATCGGCCGGGACGCCAACACGTGCTCGACGATGCCTATTTCGAGCGGGTCGAGGCGATCCAGTTCACCATCGCGCATGACGATGGCCTGCTCTGGGAAGAATGGGAGGAGGCCGACATCCTGCTCGCCGGCGTTTCGCGTACGTCGAAGACGCCGACGTCGATCTATCTCGCCAATCGCGGTTTTCGCACCGCCAATATCCCGATCGTGGTGGAATCGCCGCCGCCGAACGCGCTTTTCGGCCTGCGCCATCCGATGGTCGTGGGGCTCACCACCTCGACCGACCGGCTGGTGCAAGTGCGGCGCAACCGGCTGCTCTCGCTGAACCAGACGCCGGAAACCGATTACGTGGACAAGGATCGCGTGGAGAAGGAGGTGAAATATGCCCGCCGTATGTTCGCCGACAACGGCTGGGCGGTGATCGACGTCACGCGCCGCTCGATCGAGGAAACCGCCGCCGCCGTGATCAAGCTTTATAATGAACGCAAGGCAAGGCTCGCCGCCGACCCGGACAACATCGGCGGGACGAAACCGATATGA
- a CDS encoding NAD(P)H-quinone oxidoreductase: MTQDEMTAVLFEKPGGPEVARTQTVARPKPGPGQVLIRVAHAGVNRPDIIQREGKYPPPPGAPDIPGLEISGTVAMLGDGVDTLAEGDRVCALVSGGGYAQYCVADARHCLPVPDGLSMAEAAAMPETLFTVWHNVFDRGSAADGDTMLLHGGTSGIGTMAAMLAKLFRVRTIVTCGSDEKCEAALRIGADHAINYKTQDFVAETARITGDKGVNVVLDMVSGDYVARNIECLAPDGRHVTIAVLGGAKATINMGNVMRKRLRLTGSTLRPRSADFKAALAQEIRRVVWPFVENGQLRPVMDRRFALADVADAHAYMDSGDHIGKVVLDVEG; the protein is encoded by the coding sequence ATGACGCAGGACGAGATGACCGCGGTGCTTTTCGAAAAACCCGGCGGTCCCGAAGTCGCACGGACGCAGACCGTGGCCCGTCCGAAACCGGGTCCGGGGCAGGTGCTCATCCGCGTCGCCCATGCCGGGGTGAACCGACCCGACATCATCCAGCGTGAGGGCAAATACCCCCCGCCGCCCGGTGCACCGGACATTCCCGGCCTCGAAATATCGGGCACGGTCGCGATGCTGGGCGACGGGGTGGATACGCTGGCGGAAGGGGACCGGGTCTGCGCGCTGGTATCGGGTGGTGGCTATGCGCAATATTGCGTGGCGGATGCGCGCCATTGCCTGCCGGTGCCGGACGGGCTGTCCATGGCGGAGGCCGCGGCCATGCCCGAAACGCTGTTCACCGTGTGGCACAACGTGTTCGACCGCGGATCGGCCGCGGATGGCGATACGATGCTGCTGCATGGCGGGACGAGTGGCATCGGCACGATGGCCGCGATGCTGGCGAAACTGTTCCGGGTGCGCACGATCGTGACCTGCGGAAGCGATGAAAAATGCGAGGCCGCGCTGCGCATCGGGGCGGATCATGCCATCAATTACAAGACGCAGGATTTCGTCGCCGAAACCGCCCGCATCACCGGGGACAAGGGCGTGAACGTCGTGCTGGACATGGTGTCGGGCGATTATGTTGCGCGCAACATCGAATGCCTCGCGCCCGATGGGCGGCACGTGACGATCGCGGTGCTCGGCGGCGCGAAGGCGACTATCAATATGGGCAATGTCATGCGCAAGCGCCTCCGTCTCACCGGCTCCACGCTCCGCCCGCGCAGCGCCGATTTCAAGGCCGCGCTGGCGCAGGAAATCCGCCGGGTGGTCTGGCCCTTCGTCGAAAACGGACAGCTGCGCCCGGTCATGGACCGCCGTTTCGCGCTTGCCGACGTGGCCGATGCGCATGCCTACATGGACAGCGGCGATCATATCGGGAAGGTCGTGCTCGACGTTGAGGGGTGA
- the aroE gene encoding shikimate dehydrogenase translates to MSIPFAEVIGDPIAQSKSPAIHGFWLERLGIEAAYRRFHVTAGDLRDYLDERRGNADWRGCNVTMPHKQAIIPLLDRVDAMAAQIGAVNTVVREHGALVGYNTDAPGFLEPLRRDLAQTHLFRMARILGTGGAARAIVAALADAGAVLVLAGRDPAKARAILDTLDPGGEHHAVPLSHFAEPTDFAFDDREGCLDLVINASPLGMTGQPPLPFDFSHVPPRSICYDIVTAPARTPFLNEASRRGYRTVDGLSMLIGQADHAFRRFFGAHPPRGEDEELRRRLKA, encoded by the coding sequence ATGAGCATTCCCTTTGCCGAGGTGATCGGCGATCCCATCGCCCAATCGAAATCGCCGGCGATCCACGGATTCTGGCTCGAACGGCTCGGTATCGAGGCTGCGTATCGCAGGTTTCACGTGACCGCGGGCGATCTGCGCGACTATCTCGACGAACGACGCGGTAATGCCGATTGGCGCGGGTGCAACGTGACCATGCCGCACAAGCAGGCGATCATTCCGCTGCTCGACCGGGTCGATGCGATGGCCGCGCAGATCGGTGCGGTGAATACCGTCGTGCGCGAGCATGGCGCGCTTGTCGGCTACAACACCGACGCGCCGGGATTTCTCGAACCGTTGCGGCGCGATCTGGCGCAGACGCATCTGTTCCGCATGGCGCGCATCCTGGGCACGGGCGGTGCGGCGCGGGCGATCGTCGCCGCGCTGGCCGACGCGGGGGCGGTGCTGGTGCTGGCGGGCCGTGACCCGGCCAAGGCGCGGGCGATACTGGACACGCTCGATCCCGGTGGGGAGCATCACGCCGTGCCGCTGTCCCATTTCGCGGAGCCGACCGATTTCGCGTTCGACGACCGGGAGGGCTGTCTCGACCTCGTCATCAACGCGAGCCCGCTGGGCATGACCGGCCAACCGCCCCTCCCCTTCGATTTCAGCCATGTCCCGCCGCGCAGCATTTGTTATGATATCGTCACCGCGCCCGCGCGCACGCCCTTTCTTAACGAGGCGTCGCGGCGCGGATATCGCACGGTGGACGGCCTTTCCATGCTCATCGGGCAGGCGGACCATGCCTTTCGCCGGTTTTTCGGCGCGCATCCGCCGCGCGGCGAAGACGAGGAATTGCGGCGGCGGTTGAAGGCATGA